The Rhodoflexus caldus genome includes a window with the following:
- the tuf gene encoding elongation factor Tu: MAKETFDRSKPHVNVGTIGHVDHGKTTLTAAITKVLSEKGLAEKRDFSSIDNAPEERERGITINTAHVEYQTEKRHYAHVDCPGHADYVKNMVTGAAQMDGAIIVVAATDGPMPQTREHILLARQVGVPALVVFMNKVDMVDDPELLDLVEMEIRELLSFYEFPGDEIPVIRGSALGALNGEPKWVATVEQLMDAVDNYIPLPERLIDQPFLMPVEDVFSITGRGTVATGRIERGVVNVGDAVDIIGMGAQGLKSTVTGVEMFRKLLDRGEAGDNVGLLLRGIDKDAIRRGMVICKPGSVKPHTEFKAEVYVLSKEEGGRHTPFFKGYNPQFYFRTTDVTGTISLPEGVEMVMPGDNITITVTLQKEVAMEKGLRFAIREGGRTVGAGQVTEIIN, from the coding sequence ATGGCTAAAGAGACGTTTGACCGCTCCAAACCTCACGTAAACGTAGGTACAATCGGACACGTTGACCACGGTAAAACTACACTTACCGCTGCTATCACCAAAGTTCTCTCTGAAAAAGGTCTTGCTGAAAAGCGTGACTTTTCTTCAATTGACAACGCTCCCGAAGAAAGAGAACGTGGTATCACTATCAACACCGCTCACGTAGAATATCAAACTGAAAAGCGTCACTACGCTCACGTAGACTGCCCTGGTCACGCCGATTATGTGAAAAACATGGTTACCGGTGCTGCCCAAATGGACGGTGCTATCATCGTAGTAGCTGCTACTGACGGTCCAATGCCTCAAACTCGTGAGCACATCCTGCTGGCTCGTCAGGTAGGTGTACCTGCGCTGGTGGTGTTTATGAATAAAGTTGACATGGTGGACGACCCTGAACTGTTGGATTTGGTTGAAATGGAAATCCGCGAGCTTTTGAGCTTCTACGAATTCCCCGGCGACGAAATCCCTGTAATTCGTGGTTCTGCACTGGGTGCTCTGAACGGTGAACCTAAGTGGGTTGCTACTGTTGAGCAATTGATGGATGCGGTTGATAACTATATTCCTCTGCCTGAGCGTCTGATTGATCAGCCATTCCTGATGCCTGTTGAAGACGTGTTCTCTATCACCGGTCGTGGTACTGTAGCTACAGGCCGTATCGAGCGCGGTGTAGTAAACGTAGGTGATGCAGTAGATATCATCGGTATGGGTGCTCAAGGTCTGAAATCAACTGTAACAGGTGTGGAAATGTTCCGCAAACTGTTAGACCGCGGCGAAGCAGGTGATAACGTAGGTCTGCTGCTGCGCGGTATTGACAAAGACGCTATCCGCCGTGGTATGGTTATCTGTAAGCCCGGTTCTGTGAAGCCTCACACCGAATTCAAAGCAGAAGTTTACGTTCTGTCTAAAGAAGAAGGTGGCCGCCATACACCATTCTTTAAAGGCTACAACCCTCAGTTCTACTTCCGTACAACTGACGTTACAGGTACTATCTCTCTGCCTGAAGGCGTTGAAATGGTTATGCCCGGTGATAACATCACTATCACTGTAACATTGCAGAAAGAAGTAGCGATGGAGAAAGGTCTGCGTTTCGCTATCCGCGAAGGTGGTCGTACAGTAGGTGCAGGTCAGGTAACTGAAATCATCAACTAA
- a CDS encoding efflux RND transporter periplasmic adaptor subunit, producing MSMPSTMTLEEPKRFNIAALVKKIFIGLLILGFVAGTVWLGYYFVQRSKTPTVIYKTETPFITDIVKKTVATGAIIPRREVQIKPQVSGVVEAVYVEAGQQVKAGQLIAKVRVVQNLAGKNSDLRTINNAENQLETARANFETARIEKERGEKLFAQKAISQQELTRLQLDYNIRKEALAAAERDLDIIRQNVLQNSGRISNEVYSTLDGTVLDVPVKAGSSVIERNNFNEGTTVAIVADMNSLIFEGKIDESEVGKIKVGMPLNLTIGAIPDKTFKAELEYIAPKGKTEEGAVKFDIRAKVLLEPGDYIRAGYSANADIVLDTRRQVLAIKESTLQFGKKDSVFVEVEKANQQFEKRLVKTGLSDGINIEILSGIGKNDKLKVPDAKEKQK from the coding sequence ATGAGCATGCCTTCCACCATGACGTTAGAAGAACCCAAAAGATTTAACATCGCCGCTCTCGTGAAGAAAATTTTTATCGGATTGCTGATACTCGGCTTTGTTGCCGGCACAGTATGGTTGGGATACTATTTTGTACAGCGCTCTAAAACGCCAACCGTTATTTACAAAACCGAAACGCCCTTTATTACCGATATCGTCAAAAAAACAGTAGCCACAGGTGCTATCATCCCGCGACGCGAAGTGCAAATTAAGCCTCAGGTATCGGGCGTGGTAGAAGCCGTTTACGTAGAGGCAGGGCAGCAGGTTAAAGCAGGGCAACTGATAGCCAAAGTACGCGTAGTGCAAAACTTGGCAGGTAAAAACAGCGACCTGCGCACCATTAATAACGCCGAAAATCAGTTAGAAACGGCGCGTGCCAACTTTGAAACTGCCCGCATAGAGAAAGAACGCGGCGAAAAACTGTTTGCTCAAAAAGCCATTTCTCAACAGGAACTCACGCGGTTGCAATTAGATTACAACATTCGCAAAGAAGCACTTGCCGCCGCCGAGCGCGATTTGGACATTATCCGCCAGAATGTGCTGCAAAACTCCGGACGTATTTCCAACGAAGTCTATTCTACACTCGACGGCACCGTGCTGGATGTTCCCGTAAAAGCCGGCTCTTCGGTTATTGAGCGCAACAATTTTAACGAAGGCACTACGGTAGCTATTGTTGCAGACATGAACAGCCTCATTTTTGAAGGCAAAATAGATGAGTCGGAAGTAGGCAAAATTAAGGTGGGTATGCCCCTCAACCTGACCATTGGCGCTATCCCCGACAAAACGTTTAAAGCAGAATTAGAGTACATCGCCCCCAAGGGAAAAACCGAGGAAGGTGCGGTAAAATTTGATATTCGCGCCAAAGTACTGCTCGAGCCCGGCGACTACATCCGAGCGGGATACAGTGCCAATGCAGACATCGTGCTCGATACTCGCCGTCAGGTATTGGCCATCAAAGAGAGCACCTTGCAGTTCGGCAAAAAGGACAGCGTATTCGTAGAAGTAGAAAAAGCCAATCAGCAATTTGAGAAACGTTTGGTAAAAACAGGCCTTTCCGACGGCATCAACATCGAGATTTTGAGCGGTATTGGCAAAAACGACAAGCTGAAAGTGCCTGATGCCAAAGAAAAGCAGAAATAA
- the phbB gene encoding acetoacetyl-CoA reductase: MDAHNRYVALVTGATGGLGTAICKQLAADGYRVVATYKTWEKAEKWRLQMQESGLQFDMYQADVADFEGVGKMIQAIEQEVGGIDVLVNCAGLTQDGQFRKMTFERWDAVIKVNLYGVFNCCRHVINPMIERGYGRIINISSISAQKGQFGEVNYAAAKAGIHGLTKTLALEVARKGITVNTISPGYIATDMVLAIPEEVRNKRILPEIPVGRFGGTDEIAALVSFLASPNSSFITGANYAINGGQHMY, encoded by the coding sequence ATGGATGCCCATAACCGATACGTTGCCCTTGTTACCGGTGCTACCGGAGGGCTTGGTACTGCTATTTGCAAACAACTGGCTGCCGATGGTTACCGCGTGGTAGCTACCTACAAAACATGGGAAAAAGCCGAAAAATGGCGTTTGCAGATGCAGGAAAGCGGTTTGCAGTTCGATATGTACCAAGCAGATGTGGCAGACTTTGAGGGCGTGGGCAAAATGATACAAGCTATTGAGCAGGAAGTGGGCGGCATAGATGTCCTTGTCAATTGTGCAGGCCTGACGCAAGACGGTCAGTTTCGCAAAATGACATTTGAACGCTGGGATGCGGTCATCAAGGTTAATTTATACGGCGTTTTTAACTGCTGCCGCCATGTGATTAACCCCATGATAGAGCGCGGTTACGGGCGAATCATCAATATATCGTCCATCAGTGCGCAGAAAGGGCAGTTTGGCGAAGTTAATTATGCGGCAGCAAAGGCCGGCATCCATGGGCTCACCAAAACCCTTGCGCTGGAAGTAGCGCGCAAAGGCATTACGGTAAACACCATCTCTCCGGGCTACATCGCCACCGATATGGTGCTGGCAATTCCCGAAGAGGTGCGCAACAAGCGCATTCTCCCCGAAATCCCCGTAGGAAGGTTTGGCGGAACCGATGAAATTGCCGCTTTGGTATCCTTCTTGGCATCGCCTAACAGTAGTTTTATCACCGGTGCCAACTACGCCATCAATGGCGGGCAGCACATGTACTAA
- a CDS encoding glycosyltransferase has protein sequence MNQDSPLLIETAWEVCNQVGGIYTVIRTKIPAAVAAWKENYCCLGPYIHPNVQAEFEPADSGDYDNPIGRAVQKMRESGFEVHYGYWLVTGKPRVVLFNPYSVYHRLGDIKYELWEHHKIGTPDNVELINQVVAFGYMVKEFFIRLADGQNTKQKIIGHFHEWMAGTPIPEIRYLNLPVTMVFTTHATLLGRYLAMNDPDFYNHLPFLNWAHEARHFNIEPSVAMERAAAHGAQVFNTVSDVTGEECIHLLGRKPDNVVPNGLNIERFVALHEFQNLHLEYKKQIHRFVMGHFFHNYKFDLDKTLYFFTSGRYEYRNKGFDLTLEALARLNGLMRLYDIDVTVVMFFVTKRPFTSINPFALHTRAMLEEIRQTCKSITEQIGERMFNEVAGGISPKLPPLETFVDDYWRLRLRRTVQSWRSKTLPMVVTHNLVDDQKDEILNFLRVSQLVNHPYDKVKIVYHPDFISPASPLFGMEYNQFVRGCHLGIFPSYYEPWGYTPLECMASGVPSVTSDLSGFGDYAMKNLRDYEEKGVYIINRYNRSFNDSANQLAEQMFRFVQMSRRDRISQRNKVEAASVDFDWSRLYRHYQESYQMALERF, from the coding sequence ATGAATCAGGATTCCCCTTTGTTGATAGAAACCGCTTGGGAGGTTTGCAATCAGGTAGGCGGTATTTATACGGTTATCAGAACTAAAATTCCGGCCGCAGTGGCTGCATGGAAAGAAAACTACTGCTGTTTAGGGCCTTATATACATCCGAACGTGCAGGCAGAATTTGAACCTGCCGATTCGGGAGATTATGACAATCCGATAGGCAGAGCCGTACAAAAAATGCGCGAGTCGGGTTTTGAGGTGCATTATGGGTATTGGTTAGTAACGGGCAAACCCCGAGTAGTGCTTTTCAATCCGTACAGCGTCTATCATCGGCTGGGGGACATTAAATACGAACTGTGGGAGCACCACAAAATAGGTACACCCGACAACGTAGAACTGATTAATCAGGTAGTTGCCTTTGGCTACATGGTGAAAGAATTTTTTATTCGCCTTGCCGATGGGCAAAACACCAAGCAAAAAATTATCGGACATTTCCATGAATGGATGGCAGGCACGCCCATTCCCGAAATTCGCTACCTGAATCTGCCTGTTACGATGGTGTTTACCACACATGCCACACTGCTGGGGCGCTACTTGGCAATGAATGACCCCGATTTCTACAACCACCTGCCCTTCCTGAACTGGGCACACGAAGCGCGGCATTTCAATATTGAACCTTCGGTAGCCATGGAGCGGGCAGCAGCACACGGCGCACAGGTATTCAATACAGTAAGCGATGTTACGGGCGAGGAGTGCATTCACTTGCTGGGGCGCAAACCCGACAATGTAGTGCCCAACGGATTGAACATTGAGCGGTTTGTAGCCCTGCATGAGTTCCAAAATTTGCACTTGGAATATAAAAAGCAGATTCATCGCTTTGTGATGGGGCATTTTTTCCACAACTACAAGTTTGATTTGGACAAAACGCTGTATTTCTTCACCTCGGGGCGCTATGAGTACCGCAACAAAGGGTTTGACCTGACACTGGAAGCACTTGCCCGCCTCAACGGGCTGATGCGCCTGTATGATATAGACGTTACGGTGGTCATGTTTTTTGTTACCAAACGTCCGTTTACAAGCATCAACCCCTTTGCACTGCATACCCGCGCCATGCTGGAAGAAATCCGCCAGACCTGTAAATCCATCACCGAACAGATTGGCGAGCGGATGTTTAACGAAGTGGCAGGCGGCATCTCCCCCAAACTGCCACCTTTGGAAACGTTCGTAGATGATTACTGGCGGCTGCGATTGCGCCGTACCGTGCAAAGTTGGCGCAGTAAAACCTTGCCGATGGTAGTTACCCACAACCTTGTGGACGACCAAAAAGACGAAATCCTGAACTTCCTTCGCGTTTCGCAATTGGTTAATCATCCTTACGATAAGGTTAAAATTGTTTACCATCCTGATTTTATTTCGCCCGCGAGCCCATTGTTCGGCATGGAATACAACCAATTTGTGCGCGGTTGCCACTTGGGTATTTTCCCAAGCTACTACGAGCCTTGGGGATATACACCGTTGGAATGTATGGCAAGCGGTGTGCCTTCGGTAACAAGCGACCTTTCGGGCTTCGGCGACTATGCCATGAAAAACCTCCGCGATTACGAAGAGAAAGGTGTTTACATTATCAATCGTTACAATCGCTCGTTCAACGATTCGGCCAATCAGTTGGCAGAGCAGATGTTCCGCTTTGTGCAAATGAGCCGCCGCGACCGCATTTCGCAGCGCAATAAGGTAGAAGCTGCTTCCGTGGACTTTGACTGGAGCCGCCTCTACCGCCATTATCAGGAATCTTATCAGATGGCGCTGGAGCGGTTTTAA
- a CDS encoding DUF1016 N-terminal domain-containing protein, with the protein MDKVETQLFQEISLIIEESKNAVAVSVNAEMTMRNWRVGKLVKQTILQGERSEYGKQLIKNIAQQLSLRFGNTWNDKMLWHCSKFFSSFPDEQIVAALRRELTWTHLKNIAYIDDPLKREFYLEMCKLERWSTRALQEHIKSMLYVSR; encoded by the coding sequence ATGGATAAAGTAGAAACACAACTTTTTCAGGAAATAAGCCTGATTATAGAGGAGAGTAAAAATGCAGTAGCCGTATCTGTAAATGCAGAAATGACTATGCGAAATTGGCGTGTGGGAAAACTCGTCAAGCAAACAATTTTACAAGGCGAAAGAAGCGAATATGGCAAACAGTTAATTAAGAATATCGCACAGCAACTTTCTTTGAGGTTTGGCAATACATGGAATGACAAAATGCTTTGGCATTGCAGCAAGTTCTTTTCTTCCTTCCCCGATGAGCAAATTGTCGCCGCACTGCGGAGAGAATTAACATGGACGCATCTCAAAAATATTGCTTACATAGATGATCCACTCAAACGCGAGTTCTATCTGGAAATGTGCAAGTTAGAACGATGGAGTACGCGAGCCTTACAAGAACACATCAAATCAATGCTCTATGTAAGCAGGTGA
- the tpiA gene encoding triose-phosphate isomerase, giving the protein MRKKIVAGNWKMNLTREQGTILISEVVNMVHDEVNSRVQVVLCMPFPYLGFAKKLFQSQANIALGAQNCHEKPAGAYTGEVSAPILRSFEVDYVILGHSERREYFKETDAVLAEKVRQVLANGMTPIFCCGESLELRQSGDYIGFVKQQLTDGLFHLSAEDFGKIVIAYEPIWAIGTGLTASAEQAQEMHAALREHIAAHYGAAVASHTTLLYGGSCNAKNAPELFACPDVDGGLIGGASLKSREFVNICKSFPAQG; this is encoded by the coding sequence ATGAGAAAAAAAATTGTAGCCGGCAATTGGAAAATGAACCTCACCCGCGAGCAAGGAACTATTCTGATTTCCGAAGTGGTCAATATGGTGCATGACGAGGTAAACTCCCGCGTACAGGTTGTGCTTTGTATGCCTTTCCCCTATTTGGGATTTGCCAAAAAACTTTTCCAATCGCAAGCCAATATTGCGCTGGGAGCACAAAACTGCCACGAAAAACCGGCAGGCGCTTACACGGGCGAAGTATCCGCACCAATCCTCCGCTCGTTTGAAGTGGACTACGTGATTTTGGGGCACAGCGAACGCCGCGAATATTTCAAGGAAACCGATGCGGTGCTGGCCGAAAAAGTGCGGCAAGTGCTGGCCAACGGTATGACACCCATTTTCTGCTGCGGCGAATCGCTGGAATTGCGCCAAAGCGGCGACTATATCGGGTTTGTCAAGCAGCAACTGACCGACGGGCTGTTCCACCTTTCGGCAGAGGATTTCGGCAAAATAGTGATTGCCTACGAGCCCATTTGGGCGATTGGCACGGGGCTTACTGCCAGTGCGGAACAGGCGCAGGAAATGCACGCCGCCCTGCGCGAGCACATTGCAGCGCATTACGGCGCTGCCGTTGCAAGCCATACAACGTTGCTCTACGGAGGCAGTTGCAATGCCAAAAATGCCCCCGAACTCTTCGCCTGCCCCGATGTGGACGGCGGACTGATTGGCGGGGCATCGCTCAAATCGCGCGAGTTTGTCAATATTTGCAAAAGTTTTCCTGCCCAAGGATAA
- a CDS encoding YybH family protein translates to MNPVLAANDAFYRAIIEKRVADICASYVPSEETYVILEGPRYTTLGYEKISKGWADFCHSPLTLKSIEWVEGPFCETEGTMAWIGGMIVLTVNVRERDFTVKFRATFVMRQNAQGQWQIKHEHVSAPLEDPYGIGDWLKK, encoded by the coding sequence ATGAACCCTGTTTTAGCCGCTAATGATGCCTTTTATCGGGCTATTATTGAAAAACGCGTAGCTGATATCTGCGCAAGCTATGTGCCTTCGGAAGAAACCTATGTGATTTTGGAAGGGCCGCGCTATACCACGCTTGGCTACGAAAAAATATCAAAAGGATGGGCTGATTTCTGCCATTCGCCGCTTACACTTAAATCCATTGAGTGGGTAGAAGGCCCTTTTTGCGAGACAGAAGGCACGATGGCATGGATTGGCGGCATGATTGTGCTAACGGTCAATGTGCGGGAACGCGATTTTACCGTAAAGTTTCGGGCAACTTTTGTGATGCGCCAAAATGCGCAGGGGCAATGGCAGATTAAACACGAGCACGTTTCCGCACCATTGGAAGACCCATACGGCATTGGCGATTGGTTGAAAAAGTAA
- a CDS encoding OmpA family protein, translated as MQTKTTKGIVFLLLFTLALGSCQKWKSSSNTAKGGVIGAGAGAVIGGAIGSRSKNTAAGAIIGGAVGGVAGAIIGRYMDKQKKELEEQIEKDNKNRPADEQVKVERVGEGIQVTMGSGILFDFNKATLRPEARKSLTTMAETFKKYSDTDILITGHTDNIGSDEVNNRLSQQRADAVANYLASLGIDRKRLLTRGLGKTEPVADNSTPQGRQQNRRVEMAIYANEKLKKDAAEGKVKVD; from the coding sequence ATGCAAACGAAAACAACCAAAGGAATCGTCTTTTTGCTTCTCTTCACGCTTGCGCTGGGCAGTTGCCAAAAGTGGAAAAGCAGCAGCAATACAGCCAAAGGCGGCGTGATTGGTGCAGGCGCAGGTGCTGTTATAGGCGGTGCAATCGGCAGCCGTTCTAAAAATACAGCCGCAGGTGCCATCATTGGCGGTGCAGTAGGCGGTGTGGCCGGTGCCATTATCGGCCGCTATATGGACAAACAGAAAAAGGAACTGGAAGAACAGATAGAAAAGGATAACAAAAACCGCCCTGCCGACGAACAGGTAAAGGTAGAGCGTGTGGGAGAAGGCATTCAGGTTACGATGGGCTCGGGCATTTTGTTCGATTTCAACAAGGCCACTTTGCGCCCCGAAGCCCGCAAAAGCCTGACTACCATGGCCGAAACTTTTAAGAAGTACAGCGATACCGATATCCTGATTACGGGACATACCGATAACATAGGCTCGGATGAGGTAAACAATCGCCTTTCGCAACAGCGCGCCGATGCGGTTGCCAATTACCTCGCATCGCTGGGCATTGACCGCAAACGCCTGCTGACCCGCGGGTTAGGAAAAACCGAGCCGGTAGCCGACAACAGCACCCCACAAGGCCGCCAACAGAACCGCCGCGTAGAAATGGCCATCTATGCCAATGAAAAATTGAAAAAAGATGCGGCAGAAGGCAAAGTAAAAGTGGACTAA
- a CDS encoding FKBP-type peptidyl-prolyl cis-trans isomerase, translating to MSKTQAQTGDRVAVHYTGRFLDGQVFDTSLARNEPLEFVVGAGQMIKGFDEAVLGMMLNEQKTVTLAPEDAYGVRNEQYIISIPVSQLPADLNPQIGDELVLRLQDGNNFPVIVADLNADTITLDGNHPMAGKTLVFDIQLLEIA from the coding sequence ATGTCAAAAACACAAGCACAAACCGGCGACCGTGTAGCAGTTCATTACACAGGCCGATTTTTAGACGGGCAGGTATTCGATACATCACTGGCGCGCAACGAGCCGCTTGAATTTGTTGTCGGAGCCGGCCAAATGATTAAAGGATTCGACGAGGCTGTTTTGGGTATGATGCTCAATGAACAGAAAACCGTTACGCTTGCTCCCGAAGACGCTTATGGCGTTCGCAACGAACAATATATCATCAGTATTCCTGTTTCGCAATTACCGGCAGACCTCAACCCCCAAATCGGTGATGAATTGGTGCTGCGCTTGCAGGACGGCAACAATTTCCCCGTTATTGTTGCAGACCTGAACGCCGATACCATCACGCTGGATGGCAACCACCCGATGGCGGGCAAAACACTGGTTTTTGATATCCAATTGCTCGAAATCGCATAA
- a CDS encoding glycosyltransferase family 2 protein, translating into MPPLCSIITVTYNAAAALRKTMESVAALTFTNFEWIVVDGASKDETIALLTRFTEQHPHIHMRWVSEKDRGIYDAMNKGINLAQGQWVCLMNAGDVFHSPQVLSQIFADGSPAPDVIYGNYHILYPYGFAKAKHTPAAPPPLWQGMVINHQSLLIRTEWAQRFPYRLDSIAADYIQLATMLTQGAVFQHVDIFIADYEDGGQSSQRKERYLTDCRDTALQLFPEKATHIQKHFKRLLKQHRFNQSIQSILPPSIFYWLMRTKYFLMKFL; encoded by the coding sequence ATGCCGCCTTTGTGCAGCATTATTACAGTAACTTACAATGCCGCTGCGGCGCTCCGCAAAACAATGGAGAGCGTGGCGGCATTAACTTTTACCAATTTTGAGTGGATTGTCGTAGACGGTGCCTCCAAAGACGAAACAATCGCATTATTGACCCGATTTACCGAACAGCACCCGCATATCCACATGCGATGGGTTTCCGAAAAAGACCGAGGTATTTACGATGCGATGAATAAAGGTATCAACTTGGCACAAGGGCAGTGGGTTTGCCTGATGAATGCAGGCGATGTTTTCCATTCACCGCAGGTTTTGTCGCAAATTTTTGCCGACGGCAGCCCTGCCCCTGATGTCATTTATGGCAATTACCACATCCTGTATCCCTATGGTTTTGCCAAAGCCAAGCATACCCCTGCTGCTCCTCCTCCCTTGTGGCAGGGAATGGTTATCAACCACCAGAGTTTGCTGATACGCACCGAATGGGCGCAGCGTTTCCCCTATCGTTTAGACTCCATTGCCGCCGACTATATCCAACTGGCTACCATGCTGACGCAAGGCGCTGTTTTTCAACATGTTGATATTTTCATTGCCGATTACGAGGACGGCGGGCAGAGTTCGCAACGAAAGGAGCGCTACCTCACCGACTGCCGTGATACAGCGCTGCAACTGTTTCCCGAAAAAGCAACGCATATCCAAAAGCATTTCAAGCGCTTGCTTAAGCAACACCGCTTCAATCAATCTATACAAAGCATACTGCCGCCGAGCATATTCTATTGGCTCATGCGTACCAAATATTTCTTAATGAAGTTTTTGTAA
- a CDS encoding alkaline phosphatase PhoX: MKKFSTFYKIVGCLSVTALALTACNSSKNEEVNKVVLKDHSVTPALVKKMPGFENIQVFSLFGSDDKLAASPNFVFGGSADGAGMMKLPNGQYALLVNHEDNFAVSRLVLDETFKPVSAEYVLNSTGGIWRLCSATLATPEEHGFGPLFLTCGESGEESRTHGLNPTDPATMASSSRELPGLGRWSAENAVPLNKNAYPGRTVILIGDDDSGTTGGGQVAMYVSDRVGDLANGKLYMMRRTDRNQREMDMRLGTTYDVEFVEVENHTALTGRQINEAVNRLGAIAFGRVEDIDYRKGSAANNRELYFCVTGQNNTGVNAGYSRTKYGRVYKLNLDANNPLRGKLEVILDGDDRQGPARLFQNPDNIFVGENYVYIQEDPNGYGDETHDAYIYQYDIRSKQLRPVIECDHRRDAPDAAKYNVNGRSRFGSWEYGAMIDVSDLLGSPDTYVICVQPHTWRGTQYRGVDGGTLRPNEDQASQLIVIKGLPK, translated from the coding sequence ATGAAAAAATTCTCTACATTTTACAAAATTGTCGGCTGCCTGTCTGTAACGGCATTGGCACTAACCGCATGTAATTCCTCAAAAAATGAGGAGGTGAACAAGGTCGTATTGAAAGACCACTCCGTTACGCCGGCATTGGTCAAAAAGATGCCCGGATTTGAGAATATCCAAGTTTTTTCACTGTTTGGCAGTGATGATAAATTGGCTGCTTCTCCTAACTTCGTATTTGGCGGTTCTGCCGACGGTGCGGGCATGATGAAACTGCCCAACGGTCAATATGCGCTGCTGGTTAATCACGAAGACAATTTTGCTGTTTCACGGCTTGTATTGGACGAAACTTTCAAACCTGTTTCGGCAGAGTACGTATTAAACTCCACCGGTGGCATCTGGCGTTTGTGTTCGGCAACACTGGCTACTCCCGAAGAGCACGGCTTCGGCCCGCTGTTTCTTACTTGCGGCGAAAGCGGTGAGGAGTCTCGCACGCATGGTTTGAACCCTACCGACCCTGCCACAATGGCAAGCAGCAGCCGCGAGCTGCCCGGTTTGGGTCGTTGGAGTGCTGAAAATGCCGTACCGTTGAACAAAAACGCTTATCCGGGCCGTACAGTTATTCTCATTGGTGATGACGACAGCGGTACTACCGGTGGTGGACAAGTTGCCATGTACGTCAGCGACCGCGTAGGCGATTTGGCCAATGGCAAATTGTACATGATGCGCCGCACCGACCGCAATCAACGTGAAATGGATATGCGCTTAGGCACTACTTACGACGTAGAATTTGTAGAAGTTGAAAATCACACGGCATTGACCGGCCGCCAAATTAACGAAGCCGTAAACCGTTTGGGTGCCATTGCTTTCGGCCGCGTAGAAGATATTGACTACCGCAAGGGTTCTGCTGCCAACAACCGTGAGCTTTATTTCTGCGTAACAGGCCAGAACAACACAGGCGTAAATGCCGGCTACAGCCGCACCAAATACGGCCGTGTTTATAAACTCAATCTGGATGCCAACAACCCGTTGAGAGGTAAATTGGAAGTAATTCTCGACGGCGACGACCGCCAAGGCCCTGCTCGTTTGTTCCAAAACCCTGACAATATTTTCGTAGGGGAAAATTATGTGTACATCCAAGAAGATCCCAACGGTTATGGTGATGAAACCCACGATGCCTATATTTATCAGTACGATATTCGCAGCAAGCAACTGCGCCCCGTGATTGAGTGTGACCATCGCCGAGATGCTCCGGATGCAGCTAAATACAATGTCAATGGTCGTTCCCGATTCGGTTCATGGGAGTACGGTGCTATGATTGACGTTTCTGACCTGTTGGGCAGCCCCGATACGTATGTAATTTGCGTACAACCACACACTTGGCGCGGCACACAATACCGCGGTGTTGATGGTGGTACGCTACGCCCGAACGAAGACCAAGCCAGCCAGCTCATCGTTATCAAAGGTTTACCAAAATAA